One window of the Bremerella sp. JC817 genome contains the following:
- a CDS encoding type I restriction enzyme endonuclease domain-containing protein has translation MHILVRRVLRKHGYPPDLEAEATKLVLEQAEALCSGWGSSR, from the coding sequence ATCCATATTCTCGTCCGCCGAGTCCTCAGAAAGCACGGCTATCCCCCTGACTTGGAAGCGGAAGCGACGAAACTGGTTCTGGAGCAGGCGGAGGCTTTGTGCTCGGGGTGGGGTTCTTCAAGGTGA